A genomic window from Bordetella genomosp. 9 includes:
- a CDS encoding sigma-54-dependent transcriptional regulator has protein sequence MATVLIIDDDDAFREGLAETIQDCGHAPVEAGDGAEAFERLRDGMVPDCIFLDFRLPGDDGLAVLEALRARPGLEHVPVVMLTAHATSANTIGAMRLGAFEHLTKPVGRAEIAALLARILASHPTAAATADAPFAEESASNEPQLLGVSVAMRDVQKRLGRAASTNSTVLITGETGTGKEVAARLLHRASARAARPFVAVNCAAIPEGLLESELFGHGKGAFTGAYAERSGRFEEANGGTLFLDEIGDMPLAMQAKLLRVLQERQVTPLGTARRVAIDVRIVAATHRDLAAMVAAGTFREDLLYRLNVIPLHMPPLRERVADILPLAEHFLSTRAPAPQRKHLSTDAQRLLATYAWPGNVRELANAMERASAMAPGATLTREDFGFLHETAGNGGDALPSALLDLPLNEALAQVERAAIQRALALANGNRAEAARRLGISRQSLYGRLANLSMSAGDADNGG, from the coding sequence ATGGCGACCGTACTGATCATCGACGACGACGACGCCTTCCGCGAAGGCCTGGCCGAAACCATCCAGGATTGCGGTCATGCGCCGGTCGAGGCCGGCGACGGCGCCGAGGCATTCGAACGCCTGCGGGACGGCATGGTCCCCGACTGCATCTTCCTGGACTTTCGCCTGCCGGGGGATGACGGCCTTGCCGTGCTGGAGGCGCTGCGCGCCCGGCCTGGGCTGGAACACGTTCCCGTCGTCATGCTGACCGCGCATGCCACCAGCGCCAACACGATAGGCGCCATGCGCCTGGGCGCCTTCGAGCATCTGACCAAGCCCGTCGGCCGCGCCGAGATCGCCGCCCTGCTCGCGCGCATACTCGCCTCGCATCCAACGGCGGCGGCCACCGCCGATGCGCCCTTCGCCGAGGAGTCCGCCTCGAACGAACCGCAACTGCTCGGCGTCAGCGTCGCCATGCGCGACGTGCAGAAGCGGCTGGGCCGCGCCGCGAGCACGAACTCGACGGTACTCATCACGGGCGAAACGGGCACCGGCAAGGAAGTGGCGGCACGGCTGCTGCACCGCGCGTCCGCGCGGGCCGCCCGGCCCTTCGTGGCGGTGAATTGCGCGGCCATTCCGGAAGGCCTGCTGGAAAGCGAACTGTTCGGCCACGGCAAGGGCGCGTTCACCGGCGCGTACGCCGAGCGCAGCGGACGCTTCGAGGAAGCGAACGGCGGCACGCTGTTCCTGGACGAGATCGGCGATATGCCGCTGGCGATGCAGGCGAAGCTGCTGCGCGTGCTGCAGGAACGGCAGGTCACGCCGCTGGGCACCGCACGCCGGGTGGCCATCGACGTGCGCATCGTGGCGGCGACGCACCGCGACCTGGCGGCCATGGTGGCCGCCGGCACGTTCCGCGAGGACCTGCTGTACCGGCTGAACGTGATTCCCCTGCACATGCCGCCGCTGCGCGAACGCGTGGCGGATATCCTGCCGCTCGCGGAACATTTCCTGTCGACGCGGGCGCCCGCGCCCCAGCGCAAACACCTGTCCACCGATGCGCAACGGCTGCTGGCCACCTACGCATGGCCGGGCAACGTCAGGGAGCTCGCCAACGCCATGGAACGCGCCAGCGCGATGGCGCCGGGTGCGACGCTGACCCGCGAAGACTTCGGCTTCCTGCACGAGACGGCGGGCAATGGGGGCGACGCGCTTCCTTCCGCGTTGCTGGACCTGCCGCTCAATGAAGCCCTGGCGCAGGTCGAGCGGGCGGCCATCCAGCGCGCGCTGGCGCTGGCCAACGGCAATCGGGCCGAAGCCGCGCGCCGGCTGGGGATCAGCCGCCAATCGCTCTATGGCCGTCTCGCCAATCTCAGCATGTCGGCTGGCGACGCGGACAACGGCGGTTGA